DNA sequence from the Ramlibacter agri genome:
GCTGGGCAGCGCGAGCGCTTCGGCCGGGCCGGCGATCACGCGCGCGCCCAGGGAGGCCAGCGCCTGCGACGAAGCGGCGCCACGGCGCAGCACGGCCAGCTCGGGCGCGGTCGCCAATGCATGCAAGGCTTGCAGTTCCACACCGAGGTCGAGGTGGATCGTTTCCAGCCGCGCCAGCACGGCAGGGATCGCTTCGGCCACGAAGGCAGCGGCCAAGGCCTGCTGCAAGGGCGTCCAGCTGTCCGGCGCGGCGAGCGCGCGCGCCGCCTCGAGGTCGGCGCGGGCCCAGGCCAGCGCAAAGCACGCACCCTGCTGCCGGTCGAGCGCCGCGGCCGAGAGCTTGCCGCCCTCGCTGCAGGCGCCGGCCAGGGCGGCGGTGGCGGCGTCGAACAGGGCGCCCAGGCGGGCGAGCAGGGGGGCGAGATCGGGGTACGCGGGAACGGCCATGGCAGCGAGTGTCGCTCAGTGGCGGGCGGGCCGCCGCGTCTTCCGGCACACTTGGGCCATGCTGCATGCATCGCTTTCCTATCCGCTCGCCGCGCCCGAGAAGGGCCATCTCGTCACCGTCGCCCCCGGCGTCCACTGGATCCGCCTGCCCATGCCCTTCCGGCTGGACCACATCAACGTCTGGGCGCTGGAGGACGGCGACGGCTGGACGCTGGTCGATACCGGCGTGCGCACCGAAGAGACCGTCGTTGCCTGGGAAGCGCTGATGGCGAAGCCGCCGCTGGACCGGCCGCTCAAGCGCATCATCGTCACCCACATGCACCCGGACCACATCGGCATGGCCGGCTGGCTGGCGCGCAAGTTCGGCGTGCGGCTGTGGATGTCGCGCCTGGAATACCTGGCCTGCCGCGTGCTGGTCGGCGACACCGGGCGCGAAGCGCCCTCGGACGCGATCCGGTTCCTGCAGGAAGCCGGCTGGAGCGCGGCGGCGGTGGACGGCTACCGCGCGCGCTTCGGCAACTTCGGCAAGAGCATCCATGCCTTGCCGGACAGCTACCACCGCATCCGCGACCACGACCGCTTCCGCATCGGCGAGCACGAGTGGGAAGTGGTAGCCGGCAGCGGCCATTCGCCCGAGCATTCCTGCCTGTACTGCCCGGAGTTGAAAGTGCTCATCTCGGGTGACCAGGTGCTGCCAAAGATCTCATCCAACGTCTCGGTGCACGCCATCGAGCCCGACGCCAACCCGATGGGCGACTGGTACGCGTCCTTCGACACGATCAAGTCGCGCGTGCCCGACGACGTGCTGGTGCTGCCCGCGCACAACGACGTGTTCCACGGCCTGCACTTCCGCATCGAGCAGCTGCGCGAAGGCCAGGACGCCGCGCTGGCGCGGCTGCGCGAGCTGCTGCGCGAGCCGAAGCGCGTGGTGGACGTGTTCCCCGCCCTGTTCCGCACGGTCATCAAGGAATCGGACGTCGCGGTGCTGGGCATGGCCACGGGCGAGGCCATCGCCTGCCTCAACTACCTGATGGAGCGCGGCGAGGTGAAGAAGCGCGTGGACGCCGGCATCGCCTGGTACTCGCTGGCCTAGTCCCCGGGCAAGGGGCAATGCCCGCGGCGGGTGCGCGGCCGACAATGCCGAGCATGACCGCCCTGGAACTCCAGCAACACGAGGCCGGAGACGCGCGTGAGCCCGTACTCGATCCCGTCGATCGGGTCTCCGAACTCTGCTTCGGCCTCTTCATGGCGCTCACCTTCGTGGGCGCCGTTTCCGCCGCGACCAGCGCGCCGACCAGCCAGAACCCGCACAAGGTGCTGTTCTGGACCGCGCTCGGCTGCAACCTGGCCTGGGGCCTTGCCGATGCGGTGATGTTCCTGGTGCGCACGCTGACGAACCGCGGGCGCCGCATCACGCTGGCGGGCGCGGTGCGGGACGAGCGCGATCCGGCGCGCGGCGTGGAACTGCTGCGCGCGGAGCTGTCCGCCGTGTTGCGCGGGCTGGTGAGCGACAAGGAACTCGAGGCCATCCGCGCACGGCTGGCGCAGGTGCAGCAGCTGCCGGAGAAGCCGGCGCTCACGGGGCGCGACTATCGCGGCGCGGTGGCGATCTTTATCCTGGTGGTCCTGGGCACCTTCCCCGTGGCGCTGCCCTTCATCCTGATCGAGGCCACGCCGCCGGCCTTGCTGGTCTCGCGCGTACTGACGATGGTCATGCTGTTCATCTGCGGCCTCGCGCTGGGCCGCCACACCGGCAGCGGCGGCTGGAAAACGGGGCTGGGGATGGTGGTGCTCGGTTGCGTGCTGACGGCGGCGATCATCGCGCTGGGCGGCTGACCCTCGTCGTTC
Encoded proteins:
- a CDS encoding MBL fold metallo-hydrolase; the encoded protein is MLHASLSYPLAAPEKGHLVTVAPGVHWIRLPMPFRLDHINVWALEDGDGWTLVDTGVRTEETVVAWEALMAKPPLDRPLKRIIVTHMHPDHIGMAGWLARKFGVRLWMSRLEYLACRVLVGDTGREAPSDAIRFLQEAGWSAAAVDGYRARFGNFGKSIHALPDSYHRIRDHDRFRIGEHEWEVVAGSGHSPEHSCLYCPELKVLISGDQVLPKISSNVSVHAIEPDANPMGDWYASFDTIKSRVPDDVLVLPAHNDVFHGLHFRIEQLREGQDAALARLRELLREPKRVVDVFPALFRTVIKESDVAVLGMATGEAIACLNYLMERGEVKKRVDAGIAWYSLA
- a CDS encoding VIT1/CCC1 transporter family protein → MTALELQQHEAGDAREPVLDPVDRVSELCFGLFMALTFVGAVSAATSAPTSQNPHKVLFWTALGCNLAWGLADAVMFLVRTLTNRGRRITLAGAVRDERDPARGVELLRAELSAVLRGLVSDKELEAIRARLAQVQQLPEKPALTGRDYRGAVAIFILVVLGTFPVALPFILIEATPPALLVSRVLTMVMLFICGLALGRHTGSGGWKTGLGMVVLGCVLTAAIIALGG